One Halorientalis litorea DNA segment encodes these proteins:
- a CDS encoding 2-oxoacid:acceptor oxidoreductase subunit alpha, with protein sequence MTDRELMWRIAGGSGDGIDSTSQNFAKALMRAGLCVFTHRHYPSRIRGGHTYVEVRADDAPVRSRGNGFNFLLALGDSFARNPQADHDTIYGNEEVKPLAENLDELNEGGIIVYDEGLLDEETLAAAGVDLEARAEENDWHVYPLDLRGLAREHGREVMRNTAGVGATAALLDMDLDHIESLMEDAMSGEILEANLEILETAYESVKADYEFTHDWRAPTGDHDEQQVLMSGSNAIAYGAMDEGCRFISGYPMTPWTDVFTIMSQHLPAVGGVSEQVEDEIAAAALALGASHAGVKAMSGSSGGGFALMSEPLGLAEMTETPLVLVEAMRAGPSTGMPTKPEQSDLEHVLYTSQGDSTRVVFAPANIRESYEQTRTAFQVAYNYQIPVVVVYDQKIQGELRNVDEAFFDREPNPDLGATLTEDEIAEAAHHSSGKFQRFRHDPENGVSPRSIPGQQGGRFLATGNEHSPEGHISESPTNRVAQVNRRLGKLDTIRSELDERDHSHQTTHGPADAEYGIMTWGSQQGTVFEAVDRLREAGHSVKALGVSDLMPYPEAEVTEFVESVEECLVVEMNATAQFRGLTQKELGRFGPRLASLLKYNGEPFEPREVVEGFETSIDGESTLPHESMKFVPAAGD encoded by the coding sequence ATGACAGACAGGGAACTCATGTGGCGAATCGCAGGCGGTTCCGGGGACGGAATCGACTCGACGAGCCAGAACTTCGCCAAGGCGTTGATGCGGGCCGGGTTGTGCGTGTTCACGCATCGGCACTACCCGTCCCGAATCCGTGGTGGACACACGTACGTCGAAGTTCGGGCAGACGATGCCCCCGTACGCTCGCGTGGCAACGGCTTCAATTTCCTGCTGGCACTGGGCGACAGTTTCGCCCGAAACCCGCAGGCAGACCACGACACGATTTACGGCAACGAGGAGGTGAAACCGCTGGCCGAGAACCTCGACGAGCTCAACGAGGGCGGCATCATCGTCTACGACGAGGGCCTCCTCGACGAGGAGACACTGGCGGCGGCGGGCGTCGACCTCGAAGCGCGCGCCGAGGAGAACGACTGGCACGTCTACCCGCTGGACTTGCGTGGATTGGCGCGAGAACACGGCCGCGAGGTGATGCGCAACACCGCCGGCGTCGGGGCGACGGCCGCACTGCTCGACATGGACCTCGACCACATCGAGAGCCTCATGGAGGACGCCATGTCCGGGGAGATACTGGAGGCGAACCTCGAAATCCTCGAAACCGCCTACGAGTCGGTGAAAGCCGACTACGAGTTTACCCACGACTGGCGCGCGCCGACGGGCGACCACGACGAGCAACAGGTCCTCATGTCCGGGTCCAACGCCATCGCTTACGGTGCGATGGACGAGGGCTGCCGGTTCATCTCCGGGTACCCGATGACCCCGTGGACCGACGTGTTCACCATCATGTCACAGCACCTCCCGGCAGTCGGCGGCGTCTCCGAGCAAGTCGAGGACGAAATCGCCGCTGCCGCGCTCGCGCTCGGAGCCTCGCACGCCGGTGTAAAGGCGATGTCCGGGTCCTCGGGAGGCGGGTTCGCGCTGATGTCCGAGCCGCTGGGACTCGCGGAGATGACCGAGACACCGCTCGTCCTCGTCGAAGCGATGCGTGCCGGGCCGTCGACGGGGATGCCGACCAAACCCGAACAGTCCGACCTCGAACACGTCCTCTACACGAGTCAAGGCGACTCGACGCGCGTCGTGTTCGCGCCGGCCAACATCCGGGAGTCCTACGAGCAGACGCGGACTGCCTTCCAGGTGGCCTACAACTACCAGATTCCGGTCGTCGTCGTCTACGACCAGAAGATACAGGGCGAACTCCGGAACGTCGACGAAGCCTTCTTCGACCGGGAACCGAACCCCGACTTGGGAGCGACGCTCACCGAGGACGAAATCGCCGAGGCCGCCCACCACTCATCGGGGAAGTTCCAGCGGTTCCGACACGACCCCGAGAACGGCGTCAGTCCGCGGTCCATCCCCGGCCAGCAAGGAGGGCGGTTCCTCGCGACGGGGAACGAACACAGTCCGGAGGGACACATCAGCGAGAGTCCCACGAACCGCGTCGCACAGGTGAACCGACGGCTCGGGAAACTCGACACCATCCGGTCGGAACTCGACGAACGCGACCACAGCCACCAGACGACCCACGGCCCCGCCGACGCCGAGTACGGCATCATGACGTGGGGGAGCCAGCAGGGGACCGTCTTCGAGGCGGTGGACCGCCTCCGGGAGGCGGGCCACTCGGTGAAGGCACTCGGCGTCAGCGACCTGATGCCGTACCCCGAGGCGGAAGTGACCGAGTTCGTCGAGAGCGTCGAGGAGTGTCTGGTGGTCGAGATGAACGCGACGGCGCAGTTCCGTGGCCTCACCCAGAAGGAACTCGGGCGGTTCGGCCCGAGACTGGCCAGCCTCCTCAAGTACAACGGCGAACCCTTCGAGCCACGGGAAGTGGTCGAGGGGTTCGAGACGAGCATCGACGGGGAGAGCACGCTCCC
- a CDS encoding DICT sensory domain-containing protein — MSLSELIAGVEEHEKTLTVFNAEEDAVLSELRERFADRNVTVTSESTPSGKPGEFVTLSENGEVLTATSLSDLEQMLAETDAAMGLSDSPYRPILDHMDDTMFTSWSIEQMVQASREIEDRAWRVGEGTVHAGFQYLSTLRGELPVYERLASKDLDIHAYGAPDEDPPENEGLTLHIERASEIEESWFVVFDGGESAAGRGDTANATDNKCALLAEEREPRQFYGFWTYDPDTVDWILDYLESTYGAVEQ; from the coding sequence ATGTCCCTATCGGAACTCATCGCTGGTGTCGAGGAACACGAGAAGACGCTTACTGTGTTCAACGCGGAGGAGGACGCGGTTCTCTCCGAACTACGCGAGCGTTTCGCCGACCGGAACGTCACCGTCACGAGCGAGTCCACGCCGAGCGGAAAGCCCGGTGAGTTCGTCACGCTCAGCGAGAACGGTGAGGTACTGACGGCCACGTCGTTGAGCGACCTCGAGCAGATGCTGGCGGAGACGGACGCGGCAATGGGCCTCTCTGACAGCCCGTACCGTCCGATTCTGGACCACATGGACGATACGATGTTCACGTCGTGGAGCATCGAGCAAATGGTCCAGGCGTCCCGTGAAATCGAGGACCGGGCGTGGCGGGTCGGTGAGGGGACGGTCCACGCCGGCTTCCAGTACCTCTCGACGCTCCGGGGCGAACTCCCTGTCTACGAACGACTGGCGTCGAAGGACCTCGACATCCACGCGTACGGCGCGCCCGACGAGGACCCGCCGGAGAACGAGGGCCTCACGCTCCACATCGAGCGGGCGAGCGAGATAGAGGAGTCGTGGTTCGTGGTCTTCGACGGCGGTGAGTCCGCCGCCGGGCGCGGCGACACCGCGAACGCGACGGACAACAAGTGCGCCCTGCTGGCGGAAGAACGCGAGCCGCGGCAGTTCTACGGCTTCTGGACGTACGACCCGGATACGGTCGACTGGATTCTCGACTACCTCGAATCGACCTACGGGGCCGTCGAACAGTGA
- a CDS encoding acyl-CoA dehydrogenase family protein yields the protein MELLTEDVVPEGARDVKQEAREFAAEHIEPAAADYYESGEYPWEILEAGMDAGLVAQDISEEYGGRGLSLTEILAMAEEFYRADAGIALTLQLASFGAEITDEYGSEEQKERLLRPVAENEQITGLAVSEPETGSDLAGMQTTAEKDGDEYVLNGEKYWVGNGVEADWVTLYAKTDDDEDNRYGNYSLFAVPTDTDGYDAEHIPEKMGFRASKQAHIELNDARVSEENLIGTEGAGFYMLADFFNHGRVVVGGHGLGLATAAIEEAHEFVHGRTAFGRDVSEFQKVQHTLADMRTEFESARALNWRAAKKVTDHDNAGLWAAMAKVKSTETATMCAERGMQLHGGRSVLTENRIARVYRDVRIPVIYEGANEIQRNLVYGQW from the coding sequence ATGGAACTGCTAACGGAAGACGTGGTGCCGGAGGGTGCCCGCGACGTCAAACAGGAGGCCCGGGAGTTCGCGGCGGAGCACATCGAGCCGGCGGCGGCGGACTACTACGAATCCGGCGAGTACCCGTGGGAGATACTGGAGGCGGGGATGGACGCCGGCCTCGTCGCACAGGACATCTCCGAGGAGTACGGCGGCCGCGGCCTCTCGCTGACGGAGATACTGGCGATGGCTGAAGAGTTCTATCGTGCCGACGCCGGTATCGCGCTGACGCTCCAGTTGGCGAGTTTCGGTGCGGAAATCACGGACGAATACGGGTCCGAGGAGCAGAAGGAACGGCTCCTCCGGCCCGTCGCGGAGAACGAGCAGATAACCGGCCTCGCGGTGTCCGAACCCGAGACGGGGAGTGATCTCGCGGGGATGCAGACCACCGCCGAGAAGGACGGCGACGAGTACGTCCTGAACGGCGAGAAGTACTGGGTCGGCAACGGCGTGGAGGCGGACTGGGTGACACTCTACGCGAAAACGGACGACGACGAGGACAACCGCTACGGCAACTACTCGCTGTTCGCCGTCCCCACCGACACCGACGGCTACGACGCCGAACACATCCCCGAGAAGATGGGCTTTCGCGCCTCGAAGCAGGCACACATCGAACTGAACGACGCGCGCGTCTCCGAGGAGAACCTCATCGGGACGGAGGGCGCGGGGTTCTACATGCTCGCCGACTTCTTCAACCACGGGCGCGTCGTCGTCGGCGGGCACGGCCTCGGCCTCGCGACGGCGGCCATCGAGGAGGCACACGAGTTCGTCCACGGACGGACGGCGTTCGGCCGGGACGTGAGCGAATTCCAGAAGGTCCAACACACGCTCGCTGACATGCGGACCGAGTTCGAGAGCGCGCGCGCACTGAACTGGCGGGCGGCGAAGAAGGTTACAGACCACGACAACGCGGGACTGTGGGCCGCGATGGCGAAAGTCAAATCCACCGAGACGGCGACGATGTGTGCCGAGCGCGGGATGCAACTCCACGGCGGCCGGTCGGTGCTGACCGAGAACCGCATCGCCCGCGTCTACCGGGACGTGCGCATCCCCGTCATCTACGAGGGTGCCAACGAGATACAGCGCAACCTCGTCTACGGGCAGTGGTAG
- a CDS encoding SDR family NAD(P)-dependent oxidoreductase, protein MTDTGPLDGTVCIVTGGGRGLGEATAEHLASEGATVVVNDLGTSLQGDGASEEPAAETVAAIRDAGGTAMAHFGDVTELDYTEELIADTVAEYGRVDAAVNFAGVLRDAYLTEMTGDDWDTVIDVHLRGHFALLRNLARHWDETADDADRERAFVGVTSPSALGNAGQANYSAAKAGVLGLIRTASAELPRFDARANALLPIAYTRMIEDMPHQPFGEDDFPPEKVAPVVGYLVSEAAEGVNGKTVRAQGDMVSLVADPEDENSMVDSEGWTVEKLSERFDELLG, encoded by the coding sequence ATGACGGACACAGGTCCGCTCGACGGGACGGTCTGTATCGTGACTGGTGGCGGCCGCGGTCTGGGCGAGGCGACGGCCGAGCACCTGGCTAGTGAGGGCGCGACGGTCGTCGTGAACGACCTCGGGACCTCGTTGCAGGGCGACGGCGCGAGCGAGGAACCCGCAGCCGAGACCGTGGCGGCGATTCGCGACGCTGGTGGGACTGCCATGGCGCATTTCGGGGACGTGACCGAACTCGACTACACTGAGGAGCTGATCGCCGATACGGTGGCCGAGTACGGCCGTGTCGACGCCGCCGTCAACTTCGCTGGCGTCCTGCGGGACGCCTACCTGACGGAGATGACCGGTGACGACTGGGACACGGTAATCGACGTGCACCTGCGGGGCCACTTCGCCCTGCTCCGGAACCTCGCGCGCCACTGGGACGAGACGGCCGACGATGCCGACCGCGAGCGTGCGTTCGTCGGCGTCACCAGCCCCTCGGCACTGGGTAACGCCGGGCAGGCCAACTACTCGGCCGCCAAGGCCGGCGTGCTGGGGCTGATACGCACCGCCTCCGCGGAGTTGCCCCGTTTCGACGCCCGCGCGAACGCGCTCTTGCCCATCGCCTACACCCGGATGATCGAGGACATGCCTCACCAGCCCTTCGGCGAGGACGACTTCCCGCCGGAGAAGGTCGCGCCCGTCGTCGGCTACCTCGTCAGCGAGGCCGCCGAGGGCGTCAACGGCAAGACCGTCCGCGCACAGGGCGACATGGTGTCGCTGGTGGCCGACCCGGAAGACGAGAACTCGATGGTCGATTCCGAGGGCTGGACCGTCGAGAAACTGAGCGAGCGGTTCGACGAACTGCTGGGTTGA